In one window of Microbacterium natoriense DNA:
- a CDS encoding M20/M25/M40 family metallo-hydrolase, which translates to MTAQPLPEVVRIAGELIRIDTSNYGGGNAKGEREAAEYVGRYLEELGLEVEYYEPIPRRTNVMARVAGRDSSKPALVVHGHLDVVPAVAEDWSVDPFAGIVQDGMLWGRGAVDMKNMNAMILTAVADIIRSGEQPQRDLIITFFADEENGGVEGSALVVQNKPEWFAGATEAISEVGGYSITVDDRRAYLLQVGEKAMIWIRLVAKGRAGHGSRLHDDNAVTKLAEAVAAIGRTRWPIQLTDTTRALLEGLSELTGRSTDDPDALASAAGPAEAFLRSTFRTTTNPTVLSAGYKHNVIPERAEALIDVRVIPGTEDDVLAELQHIVGDDIAIEIVVQDIGMETPFEGGLVDAMVATLGAHDPGVPVIPYLLGAGTDNKALAYLGITGYGFAPLRLPADLDFTGMFHGVDERVPVDSLVFGQQVLADLLRSY; encoded by the coding sequence ATGACTGCTCAGCCGCTCCCCGAGGTCGTCCGCATCGCCGGCGAGCTGATCCGCATCGACACCTCCAACTACGGCGGCGGCAACGCCAAGGGTGAACGCGAGGCGGCGGAGTACGTCGGCCGGTATCTCGAAGAGCTCGGCCTCGAGGTCGAGTACTACGAGCCCATCCCGCGCCGCACGAATGTGATGGCCCGCGTGGCGGGGCGCGACAGCAGCAAGCCGGCACTGGTGGTGCACGGCCATCTCGACGTCGTCCCTGCGGTCGCAGAGGACTGGAGCGTCGACCCGTTCGCCGGCATCGTTCAGGACGGGATGCTGTGGGGCCGCGGAGCCGTCGACATGAAGAACATGAACGCGATGATCCTCACGGCCGTCGCCGACATCATCCGCTCGGGGGAGCAGCCCCAGCGCGACCTGATCATCACGTTCTTCGCCGACGAAGAGAACGGCGGCGTCGAGGGCTCCGCGCTCGTCGTCCAGAACAAACCAGAGTGGTTCGCCGGTGCGACCGAGGCGATCAGCGAGGTGGGCGGATACTCGATCACGGTCGACGACCGGCGCGCATACCTGCTTCAGGTCGGCGAGAAGGCGATGATCTGGATCCGTCTCGTCGCCAAGGGACGGGCCGGTCACGGCAGCCGCCTCCACGACGACAACGCGGTGACCAAGCTCGCCGAAGCCGTCGCCGCGATCGGCCGCACCCGCTGGCCCATCCAGCTCACCGACACCACGAGGGCCCTGCTCGAAGGACTCAGCGAGCTCACCGGCCGCTCGACGGACGACCCCGATGCCCTCGCCTCCGCAGCCGGACCTGCCGAGGCCTTCCTGCGCTCCACGTTCCGCACCACGACGAACCCGACGGTCCTGAGCGCGGGGTACAAGCACAACGTGATCCCCGAGCGCGCCGAGGCCCTCATCGACGTGCGCGTGATCCCGGGCACCGAGGACGACGTCCTCGCCGAGTTGCAGCACATCGTCGGCGACGACATCGCCATCGAGATCGTCGTGCAGGACATCGGGATGGAGACGCCGTTCGAAGGCGGACTGGTCGATGCCATGGTCGCGACCCTCGGTGCGCACGACCCTGGCGTGCCGGTGATCCCGTACCTCCTCGGCGCCGGAACCGACAACAAGGCGCTCGCCTACCTCGGCATCACCGGCTACGGCTTCGCACCGTTGCGGCTGCCGGCCGATCTCGATTTCACGGGCATGTTCCACGGCGTCGACGAGAGAGTACCCGTAGACTCGCTTGTCTTCGGTCAGCAGGTGCTGGCCGATCTGCTGCGCTCGTACTGA
- a CDS encoding tRNA (adenine-N1)-methyltransferase — protein MTQSTAKRPSGPFREGDRVQLTGPKGRLHTVTLREDGELHTHHGVLRHRDLIGLPDGSVVANSSGHDYLALRPLLRDFAMSMPRGAAIVYPKDAAQIVMQADVFPGAVVVEAGVGSGALSLSLLRAIGPAGRLVSFERRDDFADVARGNVATFFGETPETWEVVVGDLAEQLPAQFEAGTVDRVVLDMLAPWECMDVVADALTPGGVVLCYIATATQLSRVAEYIRATGLFTDPDASETMVRGWHVEGLAVRPDHRMVAHTGFLLTARRLAPGAIAPSVKRRASKSSYGDEDVELWTPGAVGDREINDKNLRKRAREAAKAAEGARLAAAARDTGDATEYA, from the coding sequence ATGACCCAATCCACAGCGAAGCGACCGAGCGGACCTTTCCGCGAAGGCGATCGTGTGCAGCTGACGGGGCCGAAGGGGCGTCTGCACACCGTGACGCTCCGAGAGGACGGCGAGCTCCACACGCACCACGGCGTCCTGCGGCACCGCGATCTCATCGGACTGCCGGACGGCTCTGTCGTAGCCAACAGCTCCGGCCACGACTACCTCGCTCTGCGCCCGCTGCTGAGGGACTTTGCGATGTCCATGCCGAGAGGCGCTGCGATCGTCTACCCGAAGGACGCCGCCCAGATCGTCATGCAGGCCGACGTCTTCCCCGGTGCGGTCGTCGTCGAGGCCGGCGTCGGGTCCGGTGCTCTGTCGCTCTCGCTCCTGCGAGCGATCGGTCCGGCCGGTCGGCTGGTGTCGTTCGAGCGTCGAGACGACTTCGCAGACGTGGCGCGGGGCAACGTCGCCACGTTCTTCGGAGAGACGCCTGAGACATGGGAAGTCGTGGTGGGCGACCTCGCCGAGCAGCTGCCCGCACAGTTCGAGGCGGGAACCGTCGACCGGGTCGTGCTCGATATGCTGGCGCCCTGGGAGTGCATGGACGTCGTCGCCGACGCCCTCACACCTGGGGGAGTAGTGCTCTGCTACATCGCGACAGCGACCCAGCTTTCGCGGGTGGCCGAGTACATCCGCGCCACCGGGCTCTTCACGGATCCCGATGCGTCCGAGACCATGGTGCGCGGTTGGCACGTGGAAGGCCTCGCAGTGCGCCCAGATCATCGGATGGTCGCGCACACGGGATTCCTGCTCACCGCCCGCCGTCTCGCGCCAGGGGCCATCGCTCCATCCGTGAAGCGGCGTGCGTCGAAGAGCAGCTATGGAGACGAGGACGTCGAGCTGTGGACGCCGGGTGCAGTGGGCGATCGGGAGATCAACGACAAGAACCTGCGCAAGCGCGCTCGCGAGGCCGCGAAGGCCGCCGAGGGAGCACGCCTCGCCGCCGCAGCGCGCGACACCGGCGACGCGACGGAATATGCTTGA
- a CDS encoding VIT1/CCC1 transporter family protein: MTAPAAAAPTAADRRRWARYLVEERAEGTVYQRLAARREGEEREILLNLAEAERRHEQHWLDLLGAEPARLPRAGLRSRMLGWMAGKFGSIFVLALAQSAEARSPYDTEAWASPAMRADEKVHYEVVRGLAARGRRRLSGSFRAAVFGANDGLVSNLALVLGIGATGVSSGFVLFSGIAGLLAGALSMGAGEFVSVRSQRELLASTEANDDAAASAADLDIDENELALVYRARGMDEAESLSRARKIVTAARAGAQYATTGPVRTHGADDHEIVGSDWTAAISSFLLFASGAIVPVLPWLFGLQGTTAVIVALILVGVALLSTGAMVGILSGGPPLRRALRQLAIGFGAAAITYVLGLVFGVGAA, from the coding sequence ATGACAGCGCCCGCTGCCGCAGCGCCCACCGCCGCCGATCGTCGCCGCTGGGCGCGCTATCTCGTCGAGGAGCGCGCCGAGGGCACCGTCTACCAGCGCCTCGCCGCCCGTCGGGAAGGCGAGGAACGCGAGATCCTTCTCAACCTCGCCGAGGCCGAGCGCCGTCACGAGCAGCACTGGCTCGATCTTCTCGGCGCGGAGCCCGCCCGTCTGCCTCGGGCCGGCCTTCGCTCGCGCATGCTCGGGTGGATGGCCGGGAAGTTCGGGTCGATCTTCGTGCTCGCGCTCGCGCAGAGCGCTGAGGCTCGTTCTCCGTACGACACCGAGGCCTGGGCCTCGCCAGCCATGCGGGCGGACGAGAAGGTGCACTACGAGGTCGTGCGAGGGCTCGCCGCACGCGGACGGCGGCGTCTGTCGGGTTCGTTCCGGGCGGCCGTCTTCGGAGCGAACGACGGCCTCGTCAGCAATCTCGCGCTCGTGCTCGGCATCGGCGCGACCGGCGTCAGCAGCGGCTTCGTGCTGTTCAGCGGTATCGCGGGCCTCCTCGCCGGCGCGCTGTCGATGGGAGCAGGGGAGTTCGTCTCCGTGCGGTCGCAGCGTGAGCTCCTGGCGTCCACCGAGGCGAACGACGATGCCGCCGCGTCCGCGGCGGATCTCGACATCGACGAGAACGAGCTGGCCCTCGTCTACCGGGCCCGCGGCATGGACGAGGCGGAGTCGCTCAGCCGAGCCCGCAAGATCGTGACGGCCGCGCGAGCAGGGGCGCAGTACGCGACGACGGGTCCCGTGCGCACCCACGGAGCCGACGACCACGAGATCGTGGGCAGCGACTGGACCGCGGCGATCTCGAGCTTCCTGCTGTTCGCCTCGGGAGCGATCGTGCCGGTGCTGCCCTGGCTCTTCGGGCTGCAGGGGACCACGGCGGTCATCGTGGCCTTGATCCTCGTCGGCGTAGCCCTGCTTTCGACAGGGGCGATGGTCGGGATCCTCTCCGGTGGCCCGCCGCTGCGCCGGGCTCTGCGCCAGCTGGCGATCGGGTTCGGGGCGGCGGCGATCACGTACGTGCTCGGGCTGGTGTTCGGCGTCGGCGCGGCCTAG
- a CDS encoding alpha/beta fold hydrolase gives MTADERADAVTDVLADRPGELSAEEIMRRNAVTILGPVDADVIVFAHGYGTDQSIWRPIAETFAADHRVVLFDYVGSGASDLGSYDERRYDALEGYADDLIEVLDAVAAESAVLVAHSISGMIGALASIRRPELFREIVMVCPSPRYVDDEAYVGGFSRDDVLGLLAAIETNQPSWASSLAPAVTARDDRPEVVDRVRTLFATTAQRVAVHFARVVFFSDVRRRLDEIPVHCTIVQSRGDIICPPHIGEYLRTRIPSNDLVQLDSAGHFVLLTEPALVTEVIRNAL, from the coding sequence GTGACAGCAGATGAGAGGGCGGATGCCGTGACGGACGTACTCGCGGATCGACCAGGAGAGCTATCGGCCGAGGAGATCATGCGGCGCAACGCCGTGACGATCCTGGGGCCGGTCGACGCCGATGTCATCGTCTTCGCTCACGGATACGGCACCGATCAGTCCATCTGGCGGCCGATCGCCGAGACGTTCGCAGCGGACCATCGTGTCGTGCTGTTCGACTACGTGGGGTCGGGCGCCTCTGACCTCGGCTCCTATGACGAGCGCCGCTACGATGCGCTCGAGGGCTACGCCGACGATCTGATCGAGGTCCTCGATGCCGTCGCGGCCGAGAGCGCGGTGCTCGTCGCCCACTCGATCAGCGGGATGATCGGGGCCCTGGCGTCCATCCGTCGTCCTGAGCTGTTCCGCGAGATCGTGATGGTCTGCCCGTCGCCGAGGTACGTGGACGACGAGGCCTACGTCGGCGGCTTCAGCCGAGATGACGTGCTCGGCCTGCTCGCCGCGATCGAGACGAACCAGCCGAGCTGGGCTTCGTCGCTCGCTCCGGCGGTCACCGCCCGTGACGATCGTCCTGAAGTCGTCGACAGGGTGCGTACGCTCTTCGCGACGACGGCTCAGCGCGTGGCCGTGCATTTCGCCCGCGTCGTCTTCTTCAGCGATGTGCGGCGTCGGCTGGACGAGATCCCTGTGCACTGCACGATCGTCCAGTCTCGGGGCGACATCATCTGCCCGCCCCACATCGGGGAGTACCTGCGCACCCGCATCCCTTCGAACGACCTCGTGCAGCTCGACAGCGCGGGGCATTTCGTTCTGCTCACAGAGCCTGCTCTGGTCACCGAGGTCATCAGGAACGCCCTGTGA
- a CDS encoding sensor domain-containing protein has product MTGGESAADLVDAAPAAILAVDMTGVVLVHNRKTLDWLGAGEDSLVGRNLTEWMPPAARMLYETQVVPRLVEKGRVRELVLEIRRPDGSRHPLLVNADRRVDDAGSARIVIVAMDAIGRSAFERELVETRRTADAAHRELALLQDATGRLAVARGLEDLGRVLIDAAGQATQSAWTVVRLADHGGGVSTWGDPPFGVDQDEGLRAGSDQVICHDPDDIVRTLPGSAHALNRAGVESLILTPVVRQDGRVIGEICCWFRRPRTLGPDEAGTLVALARQAERVVEHLRLQDRLRHDASHDGLTGLFNRAGLSARLTELLTTADLSERSSAVIFLDLDGFKAINDLRGHSAGDEVLRTVAERLVRVCRSGDAIGRLGGDEFVIVVDHVDRDDASGLAGRVRDAVSAPLAGAAEGMPLSASVGVISWTGADDPRPSADELISAADEEMYTAKRLLSGGVRSRTWLHR; this is encoded by the coding sequence GTGACCGGTGGCGAGTCGGCCGCGGATCTCGTCGACGCTGCCCCGGCCGCGATCCTCGCCGTCGACATGACGGGCGTCGTGCTCGTCCACAATCGCAAGACGCTCGACTGGCTGGGCGCGGGGGAGGACTCGCTCGTCGGCCGGAATCTCACCGAGTGGATGCCGCCGGCGGCACGCATGCTCTACGAGACCCAGGTGGTGCCCCGCTTGGTGGAGAAGGGCCGCGTGCGTGAACTCGTCCTCGAGATACGGCGCCCGGATGGGAGTCGTCATCCGCTCCTCGTGAATGCCGATCGGCGGGTCGATGACGCCGGTAGTGCGCGCATAGTGATCGTCGCCATGGACGCGATCGGGCGGTCTGCGTTCGAACGTGAGCTTGTGGAGACTCGTCGCACGGCTGATGCCGCGCACCGTGAACTCGCCCTGCTGCAGGATGCGACAGGGCGGCTCGCCGTGGCCCGCGGTCTCGAGGATCTCGGCCGCGTTCTCATCGATGCTGCAGGACAGGCGACGCAATCGGCGTGGACCGTGGTGCGACTTGCAGACCACGGTGGGGGCGTCTCGACGTGGGGTGACCCTCCCTTCGGCGTCGACCAGGACGAGGGCTTGAGGGCTGGCTCCGATCAGGTGATCTGCCACGATCCCGACGACATCGTGCGAACCTTGCCGGGTTCAGCTCACGCCCTGAACCGAGCCGGGGTGGAATCCCTGATCCTGACGCCCGTCGTGCGGCAGGACGGACGGGTGATCGGCGAGATCTGCTGCTGGTTCCGTCGGCCGCGCACACTCGGTCCGGATGAGGCGGGAACGCTGGTCGCCCTCGCGCGCCAAGCCGAACGCGTCGTGGAACATCTGCGCCTGCAGGACCGGCTTCGCCACGACGCGTCTCACGACGGCCTCACGGGTCTCTTCAACCGAGCGGGGTTGTCCGCCCGCCTGACCGAGCTGCTGACCACCGCGGATCTCTCGGAGCGGAGCTCTGCCGTGATCTTCCTCGATCTCGACGGCTTCAAGGCGATCAACGACCTGCGTGGCCACAGTGCCGGCGACGAGGTGCTCCGCACCGTCGCGGAGCGTCTGGTGCGCGTCTGCCGCTCGGGTGACGCGATCGGGCGCCTGGGCGGAGACGAGTTCGTGATCGTGGTGGATCATGTGGACCGCGACGACGCCAGCGGGCTCGCCGGTCGTGTGCGAGACGCCGTGTCCGCGCCCTTGGCGGGGGCTGCGGAGGGGATGCCGCTGTCCGCCAGCGTGGGCGTGATCTCGTGGACGGGCGCCGACGATCCTCGGCCCAGCGCAGACGAGCTGATCTCCGCGGCGGACGAGGAGATGTACACCGCCAAACGACTGCTCAGCGGCGGCGTGCGATCGCGGACCTGGCTGCATCGATAG
- a CDS encoding PAC2 family protein, translating to MDVLGSRIIIAAFDGWNDAGEAASGAIAALRSMTDYDLVHSIDPELYFDYQYTRPATKMDGEGRRQLTWPEAGLWRPRDPATGPEFWLLTGVEPARTWQSFAAEFIDVALRDDVTGLVTLGAMLSDVPHTRPISIFASSQNDDVREAYGLERSLYEGPVGILSVFEHFAENAGIPTASLWASVPHYVASATPSPKVTLALLDRLEELTGVDVPRDNLRTEAAAWEASIDAAAADDEDMAEYIRQLERTRDTWDSPEASGDAIAQAFERYLKRRGDGPGDLKR from the coding sequence ATGGATGTTCTCGGTTCCCGCATCATCATCGCCGCCTTCGACGGCTGGAACGACGCAGGCGAAGCCGCGAGCGGAGCCATAGCGGCGCTGCGGTCGATGACCGACTACGACCTCGTGCACTCGATCGACCCCGAGCTCTACTTCGACTACCAGTACACGCGCCCCGCCACGAAGATGGACGGCGAAGGGCGACGTCAGCTGACCTGGCCCGAGGCCGGTCTCTGGCGCCCGCGCGATCCGGCGACAGGTCCCGAGTTCTGGCTGCTCACGGGTGTCGAGCCCGCACGCACCTGGCAGTCCTTCGCCGCGGAGTTCATCGACGTCGCGCTTCGCGATGATGTCACGGGGCTCGTGACGCTCGGAGCGATGCTGTCGGATGTACCGCACACCCGGCCCATCTCGATCTTCGCGTCAAGTCAGAACGACGACGTGCGCGAGGCGTACGGGCTCGAGCGATCGCTCTACGAGGGGCCGGTCGGCATCCTCAGCGTGTTCGAGCACTTCGCCGAGAACGCCGGTATCCCGACGGCCAGCCTGTGGGCCAGCGTGCCGCACTACGTCGCCTCTGCCACGCCTTCGCCCAAGGTCACCCTCGCCCTGCTGGACCGCCTCGAGGAACTCACCGGGGTCGACGTGCCCCGCGACAATCTTCGCACCGAGGCCGCGGCCTGGGAGGCGTCGATCGACGCGGCCGCGGCTGACGACGAGGACATGGCCGAGTACATCCGCCAGCTGGAGCGCACCCGTGACACCTGGGACTCGCCCGAGGCGTCCGGCGATGCGATCGCGCAGGCGTTCGAGCGTTACCTGAAGCGGCGCGGCGACGGGCCGGGTGACCTCAAGCGGTGA
- a CDS encoding undecaprenyl-diphosphate phosphatase: MNLLEALLLGIVQGLTEFLPISSSAHLRIVGSFLPSGEDPGAAFTAITQIGTEAAVVVFFWRDIVRIISHWFRSLTGKVPRNDPDARMGWMIIIGSIPIVVLGLLFQDQIESVLRSLWIVAIMLIVFGILLGIADHVGAKRRTLDDLTYPHGIGYGLAQALALIPGVSRSGGTITMGLFLGYERAAAARYAFLLAIPAVFGSGFYQVYKSWDAPNQHFSFGETLAATGIAFVVALGVIAFFMNWISKRSFLPFVIYRVLLGTALLVLLGTGVLTA; the protein is encoded by the coding sequence ATGAACCTGCTCGAAGCCCTCCTCCTCGGCATCGTCCAGGGACTCACCGAGTTCCTGCCCATCTCCTCCAGCGCGCATCTGCGTATCGTGGGCAGCTTCCTGCCCTCCGGAGAAGACCCGGGCGCCGCCTTCACCGCGATCACGCAGATCGGGACGGAAGCCGCGGTCGTCGTGTTCTTCTGGCGCGACATCGTGCGGATCATCTCGCACTGGTTCCGATCCCTCACCGGCAAGGTGCCCCGCAACGATCCCGATGCTCGGATGGGCTGGATGATCATCATCGGCAGCATCCCGATCGTCGTCCTCGGTCTGCTCTTCCAGGACCAGATCGAGAGCGTGCTGCGCTCGCTCTGGATCGTGGCGATCATGCTCATCGTGTTCGGCATCCTGCTCGGGATCGCCGATCACGTCGGCGCCAAGCGCCGCACTCTCGACGATCTGACCTACCCGCACGGCATCGGCTACGGTCTGGCCCAGGCGCTTGCTCTGATCCCCGGGGTCTCGCGCTCCGGCGGCACCATCACGATGGGGCTGTTCCTCGGCTACGAGCGCGCCGCCGCAGCACGGTACGCCTTCCTTCTCGCGATCCCGGCCGTCTTCGGCAGCGGCTTCTATCAGGTGTACAAGAGCTGGGACGCACCGAACCAGCACTTCTCCTTCGGCGAGACGCTGGCGGCGACCGGCATCGCCTTCGTCGTCGCTCTGGGTGTCATCGCGTTCTTCATGAACTGGATCTCGAAGCGCAGCTTCCTGCCGTTCGTGATCTACCGCGTGCTGCTCGGAACCGCGCTGCTGGTGCTGCTCGGCACCGGGGTCCTCACCGCTTGA
- a CDS encoding HAD family hydrolase codes for MSRQPGAVLWDMDGTLVDTEPYWMAAETALVESYGGNWTHDDALQLVGNGLIDSAIILQNAGVDMAAEAIISRLTDAVQEALRTQGVPFRPGARELLHDLRATGIRTGLVTMSLRRMALGVVDLIDFEAFDIVVAGDDVKNSKPHPEPYLQAAALLGVDISDTVVIEDSPTGLRAGIASGAVALGVPHIVSLDGVGAHELWPTLAERGASDIADLFTRLTSLTGATR; via the coding sequence GTGAGCAGACAGCCGGGCGCAGTCCTCTGGGACATGGATGGAACACTCGTCGACACCGAGCCGTACTGGATGGCTGCCGAGACGGCCCTGGTCGAGTCCTACGGCGGCAACTGGACCCACGACGACGCTCTGCAGCTTGTCGGCAACGGCCTGATCGACAGCGCCATCATCCTGCAGAACGCCGGAGTGGACATGGCCGCGGAGGCGATCATCTCGCGCTTGACGGATGCCGTCCAGGAGGCGCTGCGGACGCAGGGCGTGCCGTTCCGCCCCGGCGCTCGGGAGCTGTTGCATGACCTGCGGGCCACCGGTATCCGCACGGGCCTCGTGACCATGTCGCTGCGGCGCATGGCCCTCGGAGTCGTCGATCTCATCGACTTCGAGGCTTTCGACATCGTGGTCGCCGGCGATGATGTGAAGAACTCGAAACCCCATCCCGAGCCCTATCTCCAGGCCGCCGCCCTGCTCGGCGTCGACATCTCCGACACTGTCGTGATCGAGGATTCTCCCACCGGCCTCCGCGCCGGCATCGCCTCTGGTGCAGTGGCACTCGGCGTGCCGCATATCGTCTCTCTCGACGGCGTCGGCGCCCATGAGCTGTGGCCCACTCTCGCCGAGCGCGGAGCATCCGACATCGCCGATCTCTTCACCCGCTTGACGTCTCTGACAGGAGCCACCCGATGA
- a CDS encoding helix-turn-helix transcriptional regulator, which produces MAAGIPAEERLTNLVVALMATEIGLTKQQILDNVSGYRQRADAGARSDALEKMFERDKDELRKLGVPVETIGEASDPNDLREARYRIPQAEYDLPSDIDFTPAELAVLQLAGSVWSAESVSGDAQAGVRKIRALGIDGDEPIIGFAPRITARDAAFAPLQEAIEKSRVVTFDYLKPGEDAARTRRIRPLALVDYEARWHVFGVDVEAGGDRTFLLSRIVGAVKITTASFDPALREGAGDRAIAGLEEVAASNSALLEVTPGTEASLRLGRRAKPAVQGITVPFVDVHIFADELASYGPEVRVVEPIALRDAVIARLHAVVEANAEVDR; this is translated from the coding sequence ATGGCAGCCGGGATTCCCGCGGAGGAGCGTCTGACGAATCTCGTCGTGGCGCTGATGGCCACGGAGATCGGGCTCACCAAGCAGCAGATCCTCGACAACGTCTCGGGGTACCGGCAGCGAGCGGATGCAGGGGCGCGTTCGGATGCACTCGAGAAGATGTTCGAGCGCGACAAGGACGAGCTGCGCAAGCTGGGTGTTCCCGTCGAGACCATCGGCGAGGCGAGCGACCCGAACGACCTCCGGGAGGCCCGGTATCGTATCCCTCAGGCGGAGTACGATCTGCCGAGCGACATCGACTTCACTCCGGCCGAGCTGGCCGTGCTGCAGCTCGCCGGCAGCGTGTGGAGCGCCGAATCGGTCTCGGGAGACGCCCAGGCTGGCGTCCGCAAGATCCGAGCTCTGGGTATCGACGGCGACGAGCCGATCATCGGCTTCGCTCCCCGGATCACGGCGAGGGACGCCGCCTTCGCGCCGCTCCAGGAGGCGATCGAGAAGAGCCGCGTCGTCACTTTCGACTACCTGAAGCCGGGGGAGGACGCTGCCCGCACCCGCCGCATCCGCCCGTTGGCTCTCGTCGACTACGAGGCCCGTTGGCACGTCTTCGGTGTCGATGTCGAGGCCGGGGGAGATCGCACGTTCCTGCTGAGCCGCATCGTCGGTGCGGTGAAGATCACCACCGCCTCCTTCGACCCTGCACTGCGCGAAGGAGCGGGGGATCGAGCCATCGCCGGACTCGAGGAGGTCGCCGCGAGCAATTCGGCGCTTCTCGAGGTGACACCGGGAACCGAGGCGTCCCTGCGGCTGGGGCGCCGCGCGAAGCCGGCTGTCCAGGGAATCACCGTGCCCTTCGTCGACGTCCACATCTTCGCCGACGAACTGGCCTCCTACGGCCCAGAAGTCCGTGTCGTCGAACCGATCGCGCTGCGCGATGCCGTGATCGCGCGTCTGCACGCCGTCGTCGAGGCGAACGCGGAGGTGGACCGATGA